GATCGATTTACCCAAACGCGCCCCAAACGCCCAGCTGTCTCTCCAGTTTACCTTTTTTCAGCAATAGGGGCTGGATATAAAAcctgataagaaaaaaaaatcatgactagTCCCATTAGTACATATACTCCAGTACATTAGAGATTTACACACTGCCATCACATAGAAAAGGTGCATTGAgtatcagtcaatcaatcaatcaataacctTTATTCAACCTGAATAGCCCTGTCGGCTTTTGTCAATAAGATTAACGGCACTCTATTTCTGCCTCGTCAAGACAATTGGGATTACATTGTCAAGCATTCAAGTTTTTTTCAACTTAATTTCTTTTCACCACTTGGAAGTCACTTTAACTATTATCTAGTACTAATGTTATACCACCATATTATATTTGACTTTTTGGTAAAAACTTTTCCCAACACCATGCACTTGAATGTCCCTGTGCACAGGCCCCGGCAGTGATGCAACTCCACTTCTTGGCCATCTGGATCAAATTCTGTGGATCTGTGGGTCAGATTTTCATTCCAGCAATGTCTGGGGTTGTAGCCCCTGCTCAAACATGTTGTAACTGATTATCATAGCATTTgtcattttggatggtgacaTAAAGACAGCAGCCCTGTGTATGAGGGAGCATCAGGTGTAAGCCTGACAAGCATCAAATCTCTGCATGAAAAAGAATCAAACACACTTGtcaagaagagtaggggtgacctactctccaagcagaggttaggctccggctgggggttttttaaacgttttttttagtcgtttttatccggctttctaatttgtattgtatcttgtattgtcaaaacaacaatgcaagatacaatacaaaatacaaagcctgataaaaaaagttcaaaaaagagccagagcctaacctctgcttggagagtaggggtGATCCAGTGTGCTTGGGTAAAACAATCAAGCTGCAGCAGCCACATTGCACTATTAGCTACTAGTAgttttttatctattcattttagCTAACTAAGAAGTGCCATGCTTTGTCATCTGTCTGAGGTTCGACCGCTCTCCCTTTACCCTTTCATTGTAGTATTGAATACCACCATGGAAAGCATGCTGTATTCTCTTGTTATGTGGAAGGTGGTAGTTATCCTGTTCTGTCATCTCAaatggttgttattttgtgctTCAACAGGGTCTTGCAACCATCCATCTGGCTGCCCTTCATGGCCGTCTGGAGTGCCTGAAGCTCCTGATAGAGAAGTACAAGGTGGATGTGGACTTCCCCAGCAGCACAGGCTGGCGGGCAGTTCATCTGGTCATCAACAAGGAGACAGGGAAGAGGGCTCACAAATGTCTGCAGTACCTTCTGGAGCAGGGAGCAGACCCTTCTGTGTGAGTGTCACCTTTTCAgacattattttattttctcaGTGGAAATGTACCTTGTCAATTCAGTTTTTACTAGGGTTTTTAATGGACATTTTACAATGCCATGGCAGACCAGTAAATTCCAAAGGCAGATTCTAAACTGGTCAACACAAGCAAGACTTCTGCTCAAAGTCAATAATTATATCATAGTCGTTTTAGTCAAGAAAGAGACCATTTTATTGAATAATATCATTTCATAGAGCCCACTTACAATCAGAAGATACTAGTATCAACTTCTATTGTAGATTGGCAAAACACGATACAAGATGTTATGCTATTGTCATTATGTAAAGCTATGATTGACCAAAGTGATAATTTTTACCTGCTTCTGTGCAGCATGAATGATGACAGCCTGACACCTGTCCATCAGGCAGCCAGCGAGGGGCTGGTTGATTGCCTTCAACTGCTGATTGATAATAGGGGAGTGGTCGATGTTATTGACGTCAGAGGTCATCGACCTATTGACCTTGCCAAACTGTGGGGTCACAGGAAATGTGCAAGGTCAGTGTCTTCCTACCTGCATATAGCCAGGAAAGGCTACATCATGTTAACCATGTGGTCCATGGGTAGGAGGAGGAAAATGATAATGAACGAAGTTAAAATTAAAGCAATATTATATAGAGTTATATATAGAAAGCAGCAGCAGCACTGCCTGTGTCCAAAGTATCTTAGTTCTTTCTGTGTTAACACATTTGACAGGAAGACTGTCAGCAGTTCAGATAGAGATCGCTGTACAATTGTCTGTGTCAGTGACCCTCAAACTGTCTCTTTCAGAATGCTTGCATCAGTTATGTGGTCCCAAGAGAAAGAGTTCTTTGCCAAGGAGATGAGGCAACTTGGGCAAGTCACTGCTAAGTACTGGGACTTTGAACGGGACACAGCAGAGACAAAGCGTGCCGAGCAGGATTTCTACGGACAGGTGGCCTTCGGTAATTGGATAGATGATAAAGGCCTTCCTCCAAAACTCAAGCAGATGGACTTCCTCTCACGCCCAGAGCAGTTCCCAGCAAAGCCCAGCACCACAAAGTCTAAAACGAGCACCCGGTCAGGGGAGGGCACTACCACTGGCTCTGGATTTTATAGACCAAACAGCAAAGTAGCAGCACCTGTGGTGTCCAGCTCCAAGAAAGAGGAGATTTTGGGGGGTATACAGACCACCACTCAAAAGGTTCCAGTACGAGAACAGGGCCTGAGGCCCCGTACCCAACCGCCACCAGAGATCATAGAGCCCCCGATGTCTCCCCCCAAATCCCCTGCTTCTCCCAGAAAGGACATGAAGCTCATTCACACAAAGGAATGGAAGCCATTCTTTACAAACATAGAGTCAGAGCCTAAAACTGACATCTTCCGTCCACATGAGGTGCGCCGAAGTGTAGAACCAGAGGACAATGACCCCTTCTCAGGTCTCCGACGCACCAAATCTCAACCAATCACAAGCCATCAGGGCTACGACCTGGCAGAGGTTGAGAGGCCGGTGACATCCGGTGGCCTGCGCATGCCAGTGTTGCCAGAAGAGGTGATCCGGCGAGGCTTGTCACGACAGCGGTTACCGCACGAACGGATCAAGATGCCTCAGGAGTTCAAGTGTGTGAACATCATTGACGTCCAACAGAAGAGGCTTCCAGAGCCCGAGGTGCGACAGGGTGAGGCAGCCATGCATCTGGCCCAGACGCTGGAATCTAACTTGTTCCAGCTGGCTGTTGGAGACAATAGGATGAACACCGGCAGCTCCTCAACAGCGACCTCTAGCACCGACATCCAGTACTCCAGGGAGAAGGTGTTGAACACAATGAAGAGGCTGCAGAAGCCTCGGCCCTTCCCTGCAATGCCAGGGCCTGACTATGTGCTGAACTTGAGTGGAACCATGGGGATGTAGAGTATCAGTGAAGGTCAGGGTTTTTGGTAAGACCTCTGGGGCAgacatctttttttgtctcCACTACTTCTTTGAGTGTAGATACATATTAAGTGATGATGCTCATTTTCCCCTCTGCAACTTTTAATGTCTGTCTGAAATTTTGAATACCCCATTTTGTGCATATCAATTAGAATATGTGAAGACATGCAGTTCTGATACTTGGAGAAAGCGGGATGTTCATTGGGTGTATATTTTGAACAAGGCAATATTAGCtccaagtaacatgacagattATTTGTACAAAAGTTAATGGATTTGGTTATGTTCTGGTCTGTTCCTAATGTTACTCCCGGCTTGAACACATGTACTATATTTGTGTTCTTGATAGGTAACAATGCTGTAACCAGAAGGTTAGTATgttatagtactagtagtcttcAGCAACTTGCTAGGGGTGGGAATCTCTACAAGTTACTTGAAAAATTTTAGGAACGAAATGATTCTATGAAAGATTATAAGAAATATATTTCACTTATATTAATCCTCTAATGTTTGCCATAGTTCATGGTTTCATGGTATGTTTCTGGAACTTGACTGCTGATCTTGTCAGGTAAATGGATACATACATATTGCATTCAATGCTGCTGccattttcaaatattgttGTAATTAGATGGGTAAGATTTAATTAAAATACCTGACTGGATTTCTGCCTGCTGTCTCATTACTTTCCAAGGACTGCCTTGAAGCAGGGCTTTCCTGTCTAAAGTGTAACAAAACAAGATAGGAATGTGAAGGTTTTGCCAAGATATTTGAAATAAAAGACAGTTAATCTAACTTTTTGgtcaaattgtaacatttaaaGTACCCGTTCTGACAATCAACTGCATTGATTAATCAGTCTTAACaatggctacatgtatatagataggtCATTGTAGCTCTAAGCTTGTGAAAAGCAGTTTTCCTGATATGTTTAAGCGGTGTTTTGTGATCTATTCCTCATTCGTACCACGGGGGTTGCTCCAAATAGTTCTCTCTTCAATCAACAGTAGTGGGCAATTGGTACACCCAAGTATACAATACCTTGGATTAAGAGACAGATCTTTGGCGTCTACGTTTCTAAATCTTCCCAAGCAGGGAGATCTGTCTAAGGCTCGCAGAGCTTTTGGAAGTCTTTCCAACTAATTCTTGACTATAGTGGATTTTCGTGAGCGCCCCTGCTCATTCGTTATTTTCAATAACATGATGTATTTGTGATGTGCGGTTACTTTTCCTGGCAAATTATCTGTTTTAATCAAACAAGTCTGTGTTGATCGAAGAGTAATACAGACACAGAAGCACCATGAGCCCCGGGTCTTTTCCGCGAGTGATCTGTGCCGTTAGAACAAATACACCTGTTTATCTAGCTCGACCCTCCTTCCCCGGACTCACTAACACGTCTCCGTCAGGCTCTACTGGCCAATAGGAGCGGCCGGTTACAGACACGTCCCGCGCCCCGGGGAAGCCGCGGCACCAGGAATATCGACAATTCCCTCCCCTCATTACAGAACAGACTCCACAAATACCGTCTACCACAGCCGGCTCCACGGTACCGAGAGATCGGGTCCCCCGGGACGCGCCGGGATTTGGGCTGACCACAGATCACCCTGCAAGTGGCTTTTGGCATTAACAAGTAATCCTCAGTAATAACTCGCTGTTATAGTTGCTAATGCATACATACAGAATGTATGGGACAGAGGAGCGCCCAAGAGTTAAGTGGAAGTTAGCAAAGTCAGGTGGATGAGCTCGATGGTGTTAGAATGGTAGGAAATTGGGGTTTTAATATTACTTTGAACTGAAACAGTGGGGCACTGTCACTGGATTTCGCTTCGGGAATGTGGAAAAATGGATCCTTTGTCTGGCGGCTTTCGAAGACTCATTAAGCTAATCTTTAGTCATAACTTTCGGTAGTACATTGCAAATGTGGAAGAGCACCTTGAGCGTTTCATGTAGTTGAGACAAATTCGGTATATCAAAATTCAGTACCAATAATCCTGTGTATTACTCTAGAAGAGAAACGCCTTTGCAATTTGGAAGTCAATAATCAGAAATTTTCACTCAGTTCCATGCCAAGTACAGCCATGCTTTCGTTTGAGGCCTGACAGCCTTTGGCGGATTTCTTGAAAAAGACGCCATATGACTATACAGATGCATTACATTTACAATAAAAGCGGCGTGATTAATGCCCCATTAACAGTTCTTATCAACTTCCCAAAGTTGTAAGTAAACACGTTTCCGGACTGTCTATCGACGCGAGGAAATGAATAGCGAGGGAACAGATAAATCACAGGTGTGGGTGTACAGAACAGGCCTGCAACAATGCCACCATCACCAGGCGTTTTCTCGGCTTTCCTGACAAGTGGAGACGAACGGCCATCATTAGATAGCCCTTTCCTGTAAAGGAAAGAACGGAAAGGTTACGTAAATGAATAACTTGATAACAGATGAAACTGTTTTGAAACAGGCCCAAAGTCTGGAGACCTCAGACATCTTACTGTCCGGGATGTCCGTCTCCATCACCTGTCTCCATCTCCGCGGACTTCAGGCGGCTCACCGTGATAAATGGCTCCACGGAGCTGTTGATGCGAACTCAGGAGCCAGACGGGCTCCCTCCAAGTACTGAAGTGTCGCCGGTTTTGTTTTAGTGTCTGCGTGAGTTTAATCCACTTACGTGATATCGCAACTTTAACAACTCACAATACGCGCCCTCTTGCCTAAGCGATGGTTCATACATGACAGTCTCAACATGAAGCCACTCCCGCGGGTTATTTGTTATGTCCTGCACGAAAACAACCAGAACAATTTGTCTCCTTTCTAGAATGGGTCAGGAGACGGCTACTGACATAGGCTGGTGTTTCTGTAACTTTAGTCGTCTGCAAtctctttttttatcatcatcatggatATAGACCTTCTATCAAAAGATCACATCTACTCATCAATATTATCTGTAGTAGCAGAACTAGTCCAAACAACTGACAACAAACAACTGAGGGTGCAGAATTGAGTCTGCAAATGTCATGCTGGAGTTTTGTATAAACTAAAACCTCGTGCTGATTGACGGAAACGGTCCTCTTTACATATATATTAGTTGCGAGTCTTATCCGATGAACTTTGGACTCCACACTACCTGTTTAAAAGGCCTGCGACTTTTTAGGGAGGAGGAGCGGAAGGCTAAAAGACGGCTGCGGTCAGGACGTCCCGTGTGACTCCGGATCAAGGATCGATACGCGGTGGCCGCCACGCGCCGTATCGCCAGCCCAGATCTACCAACAATAATTGGTGGCATGAATGAAATTGTCGGAGAAATAAATGGGATTGTCAGGACCCATCAGGAAGGCTGGTGCCAGGCAGGCTCACAGGAAAGATCATCTCGCCACAGAGGGCGGAGGCCAAATAGAAAGGATTTTGTCTTTGGAAACGTTTTGATTGCTTTGTATTATTCTTACTTTTGACGTTGCAACTGCAGCAGACAAGTTCAGATGaaacacgcagcaaatttctggtAACCTATCGCTCTGTTTTCATACTTTAAAAATCTATATCCACCAAAAGGAAGTGAAGTAACGATACATACTGTTGGAAATTTAAGAACAAGAAAATGCACTAAGGTGTTAGATAATGACAACCTCTGGAACAAACATCAGCTCAACGTAAGTCGTTGCCCTGTCCTCATTAGAACAGTATTACACAGTCTGTCTCTGTCATCAATGGGCGCGTAAAACGGTGAAACGATCGTGGAAATCTCCGCAGACTTGGTGAAACTGCCGTAAGAATTACAGTCCTGTGGTAATAGGCTACCGACGGAGCCATGAATTCTCTCCCAGCCCGCTCCCGCCGCCTCTCTTTCACACAGCCTCGTTAAACTTCCCCAGCTGATAGCTTGTGTCACAAGACAGCTATTAACATGTTG
The sequence above is drawn from the Branchiostoma floridae strain S238N-H82 chromosome 4, Bfl_VNyyK, whole genome shotgun sequence genome and encodes:
- the LOC118414730 gene encoding ankyrin repeat domain-containing protein 53-like; the encoded protein is MASEGQSHRDRRTSAVGAGRTVLPRRRTRRVVAVTKKKIVDDEFMAAAIGDVKWLEQSLRDGRSPTAMDKNGLATIHLAALHGRLECLKLLIEKYKVDVDFPSSTGWRAVHLVINKETGKRAHKCLQYLLEQGADPSVMNDDSLTPVHQAASEGLVDCLQLLIDNRGVVDVIDVRGHRPIDLAKLWGHRKCARMLASVMWSQEKEFFAKEMRQLGQVTAKYWDFERDTAETKRAEQDFYGQVAFGNWIDDKGLPPKLKQMDFLSRPEQFPAKPSTTKSKTSTRSGEGTTTGSGFYRPNSKVAAPVVSSSKKEEILGGIQTTTQKVPVREQGLRPRTQPPPEIIEPPMSPPKSPASPRKDMKLIHTKEWKPFFTNIESEPKTDIFRPHEVRRSVEPEDNDPFSGLRRTKSQPITSHQGYDLAEVERPVTSGGLRMPVLPEEVIRRGLSRQRLPHERIKMPQEFKCVNIIDVQQKRLPEPEVRQGEAAMHLAQTLESNLFQLAVGDNRMNTGSSSTATSSTDIQYSREKVLNTMKRLQKPRPFPAMPGPDYVLNLSGTMGM